One genomic segment of Anaerobiospirillum thomasii includes these proteins:
- a CDS encoding glycosyltransferase family 2 protein, whose translation MLDNTNYRLCIVIPCYNQGSLLSDTLLRIKRYNLTTYVVDDGSSLQSKAYLKDIPFDNESLILIDESENQGKGMALLIGFKRAMQDGFTHALQVDADGQHELEIIDSFIKLSASHPDCLISGTPVYDASIPKSRLYGRYITDFWVCIETLSRCLKDSMCGLRIYPLKAALKAYEKIYNYRMSFDTEIMVRMYFEGVDSLFIDTKVTYPENGISNFRVFKDNLAISMMHTRLVLYMLTHLPSVIKRRSGSDWSKKSEVKGAFMLRLSLKLYSVFGRKFFNMLVPLVISFYYMFASEKRKYSLEYINTLKSYADTKGIKLENKESITAFNHFIYFALYLVDKIAAFRNELRLDRDVFFTKGSFEAFEVDDNEGKIILGSHLGEIEVLRAIVQKTKTKVINALIYTKGSQQYQKVLKDLAPDSCLNIIAVDDFGPQTAMLIDSLIKKGEYVAILADRVGVHDDKARVSRVHECSFLGKKAVFPQGPFILASLLRCKVITLFALREGQRINIYARRFAKRINRKQKDGSSAIEGYIEQYVQILEEHTLKAPLNFFNFYDFWKQDEKN comes from the coding sequence ATGCTAGATAATACAAACTATAGACTGTGTATTGTTATTCCCTGCTACAATCAGGGATCACTGCTGTCTGATACTCTGTTGCGTATTAAAAGATATAATCTTACAACCTATGTAGTTGATGATGGCAGCTCTTTGCAGTCTAAAGCTTATCTTAAGGATATTCCCTTTGATAATGAAAGTCTCATCCTTATAGATGAGAGTGAAAATCAAGGCAAAGGTATGGCTTTGCTTATAGGCTTTAAAAGAGCCATGCAGGATGGCTTTACCCACGCTCTGCAGGTTGATGCCGACGGTCAACATGAGCTTGAGATTATAGACAGTTTTATAAAACTCTCAGCCTCACATCCTGACTGTCTTATATCTGGCACCCCTGTCTATGATGCAAGCATACCTAAATCAAGGCTGTATGGAAGGTATATAACAGATTTCTGGGTATGCATAGAAACTCTGTCAAGGTGTTTAAAGGACAGCATGTGCGGTCTTAGGATATATCCATTAAAGGCAGCTCTTAAAGCCTATGAAAAGATATATAACTATAGAATGTCCTTTGATACAGAGATCATGGTGCGCATGTATTTTGAAGGAGTTGACAGTCTGTTTATAGACACCAAGGTTACCTATCCTGAAAATGGCATATCAAACTTTAGAGTGTTCAAGGACAATCTTGCCATCTCTATGATGCACACCAGGCTCGTGCTATATATGCTAACTCATCTACCATCTGTGATTAAAAGACGTTCTGGTTCAGACTGGAGTAAAAAGTCTGAGGTTAAGGGCGCATTTATGCTGCGTCTGTCTTTAAAGCTCTATTCTGTATTCGGCAGAAAGTTTTTTAATATGCTCGTGCCTTTGGTTATAAGCTTTTACTATATGTTTGCTAGCGAAAAAAGAAAATACTCTTTAGAGTATATAAATACTCTAAAGAGCTATGCAGATACTAAAGGTATAAAGCTTGAGAATAAAGAGAGCATAACGGCATTTAACCATTTTATTTACTTTGCTCTTTATCTTGTCGATAAAATTGCAGCTTTTAGAAATGAGCTCAGGCTTGATCGGGATGTCTTTTTTACCAAAGGTTCATTTGAGGCCTTTGAGGTAGATGACAACGAGGGTAAGATTATTCTAGGCTCGCATCTTGGCGAGATTGAAGTGTTGCGTGCCATAGTGCAAAAGACGAAAACCAAGGTAATAAATGCCTTAATTTATACCAAAGGCTCGCAGCAGTATCAGAAAGTTCTAAAGGATCTGGCACCAGACAGCTGTCTTAATATTATTGCTGTGGATGACTTTGGTCCACAGACAGCCATGCTTATAGACAGTCTGATTAAAAAAGGTGAGTATGTGGCCATACTTGCAGACAGAGTAGGCGTACATGATGACAAAGCCAGGGTTTCACGAGTGCATGAGTGCTCTTTTTTAGGCAAAAAGGCTGTTTTCCCACAAGGCCCTTTTATACTTGCATCGCTGCTCAGATGCAAGGTTATTACCCTTTTTGCTTTGCGCGAGGGGCAGAGAATAAATATCTATGCCAGACGCTTTGCTAAGAGAATCAATAGAAAGCAAAAAGATGGCAGCAGTGCCATAGAGGGCTATATTGAACAGTATGTGCAAATTCTAGAAGAGCACACTTTAAAGGCCCCTTTGAACTTTTTTAACTTTTATGATTTCTGGAAACAAGATGAGAAAAATTAA
- a CDS encoding acyl-CoA thioesterase, producing MRKIKSDNYRYKSEVIIKPSFYDFDPMRVLWHGNYLKLFETAREKLLEKIGYTYVDMLKEGYAFPIVEANVKYRDYTQYGDCLCVIAFIYETECLLKIGYEVYDDKKVKLKATGYTHQVCCTLSDNEVLFVLPDSVKSHFTEDLML from the coding sequence ATGAGAAAAATTAAATCTGATAATTACAGATATAAAAGTGAAGTAATCATAAAACCCTCATTTTATGATTTTGACCCTATGCGTGTCTTGTGGCATGGTAATTATCTCAAACTCTTTGAGACAGCAAGAGAGAAACTTTTAGAGAAGATAGGCTATACCTATGTGGATATGTTAAAGGAGGGTTATGCCTTTCCTATAGTTGAGGCTAATGTCAAATACAGAGACTATACGCAGTATGGAGACTGTCTTTGTGTCATAGCCTTTATTTATGAAACCGAGTGTCTGCTAAAAATAGGCTATGAGGTTTATGATGATAAAAAAGTAAAGTTAAAGGCTACAGGATATACACATCAGGTCTGTTGCACTCTGTCTGACAATGAGGTTTTATTTGTACTGCCAGATAGTGTAAAAAGCCACTTTACAGAAGATTTAATGCTCTAG
- a CDS encoding IS4 family transposase, whose product MSLLSQINLYIQRAELLNILTVFSKELINNFARKNGTLKRQRKVTIAELLSALLTYASTNQNSNNITFTLNGFHKCYSDMFGIDISSKALHNRLRSEGLLEVMKNTIENLSMLVKDDTNETGLKLLEAYRQSVGVNDIIMVDGSEISLRYSAYDNFSCKAKTRNPDKTNPDKKSAAIKLHTGFSIVNNMPTHIDITEAVANEREHLSPDIYEQVLYLCDRGYVSEALYLLLISKGHYFIFRGKENCAYKIIHAMDGNGATLHEFEGCKPCQHLNGSKYPLVDMAVQVNDDTVLRMIRIYNPVDDKFNYFITNIDASRVAASVIADTYRTRWSCEIMFKALKSSNSLCSINSSIKEIILLFIYASIGSYLIKKLIAKQLQKKKRDDQRKKREISLLKMASSIRDIGPLLKAMVKGAKSTIYNEISKFEGLLDSMMRTKPSQRDIDLKKDVSLLVDKIYNTHHMTKDFLIPHKIDVTIKA is encoded by the coding sequence ATGTCTTTATTATCTCAAATTAATCTCTATATTCAAAGAGCTGAACTCTTAAATATTTTAACCGTCTTCAGCAAAGAGCTTATTAATAATTTTGCCAGAAAAAATGGCACACTCAAAAGGCAAAGAAAAGTTACAATAGCTGAACTTCTCTCAGCTCTTTTAACATATGCCTCTACTAACCAAAACTCTAACAATATAACCTTTACTTTAAATGGATTTCATAAGTGCTATTCTGACATGTTTGGCATTGATATATCTTCAAAGGCTCTTCACAACCGTCTGCGTTCAGAGGGACTGCTTGAAGTTATGAAGAATACTATAGAAAACCTCTCTATGCTTGTTAAAGACGATACTAATGAAACTGGTCTGAAACTGCTTGAGGCTTACAGGCAGAGTGTCGGTGTTAATGATATTATCATGGTGGACGGCTCTGAAATCTCCCTTAGATACTCAGCCTATGACAACTTTAGCTGCAAGGCTAAAACACGTAATCCTGACAAGACCAACCCTGATAAAAAATCTGCCGCTATTAAACTGCATACGGGGTTTTCTATTGTAAACAATATGCCTACACATATTGATATTACGGAGGCTGTAGCCAATGAAAGAGAGCACCTGTCACCAGATATCTATGAGCAGGTGTTATATCTGTGCGACAGGGGATATGTATCTGAAGCTTTATATTTGCTACTTATATCCAAGGGGCATTATTTTATATTCAGAGGCAAGGAGAATTGCGCCTATAAGATTATTCATGCAATGGATGGCAACGGAGCCACGTTACATGAATTTGAAGGATGCAAACCATGTCAGCACTTAAATGGCAGCAAATATCCTCTGGTTGATATGGCTGTGCAGGTTAACGATGATACCGTTTTAAGGATGATTCGTATCTATAATCCTGTTGATGATAAATTTAATTATTTCATCACCAACATAGATGCAAGCCGTGTAGCAGCATCAGTTATAGCTGATACTTACAGGACGCGCTGGTCCTGCGAGATCATGTTTAAAGCACTTAAAAGTAGCAACAGCCTCTGCTCTATCAATTCGTCCATCAAAGAAATTATCCTGCTCTTTATTTATGCAAGTATTGGCTCATACCTCATCAAAAAGCTTATAGCAAAACAGCTTCAGAAAAAGAAAAGAGATGACCAACGTAAAAAACGGGAAATATCTCTGTTAAAGATGGCTTCCTCTATCAGAGATATAGGACCATTGTTAAAAGCCATGGTCAAAGGCGCTAAGTCTACAATATACAATGAGATCAGCAAGTTTGAAGGTCTTTTAGATTCTATGATGCGAACTAAACCATCACAAAGGGATATAGATCTTAAAAAGGACGTAAGCCTCCTGGTCGATAAAATTTACAATACACACCATATGACGAAAGACTTTTTAATACCGCACAAAATTGATGTTACAATCAAGGCTTAA
- a CDS encoding AMP-binding protein, giving the protein MNIIGFDRWLTVPRQLCIDHKKIQTTSDLKTYIQQILTYVKNKDAVKVAIYFDNTYNFIAAFYALVLLDLKPLLLSYVKDKFLEENLNGYDLILTDNDLGYKRAVNVRDIKCEDMDLLDVDFTDLHLNDRCFYLQTSGSTQNPKLILKSIEQMDAESATLITMLKSCYSTAQKGFKSSDTSIMLGSVFPNHMYGLTFRVFLCMNLGLFFDASLIHYSEELLKYKNKNIVFISSPAFLKRLDPAFDYRSIVHTFSAGGAIDKEVAKAYQSKSGSHITEIYGSSETGVIAYKSHPDLSMFRLFDGVEIVKSDESFILSSKMAGSNIVLDDVLDFVSKTDFAILGRKDRIVKIEEKRISISLIERYISELEAVCENKVVVLNRKGRDILGVVVVAADKNIERKELLSQIKDYLRSRVDNIAIPRMIRIIDGFKHNTMGKILNADLLELFNE; this is encoded by the coding sequence GTGAATATAATAGGTTTTGATAGGTGGCTTACAGTTCCAAGACAGTTGTGTATAGACCATAAAAAGATACAGACTACATCTGATCTTAAAACTTATATACAGCAGATCTTAACCTATGTAAAAAATAAAGATGCTGTCAAAGTTGCCATATATTTTGACAATACCTATAACTTTATAGCAGCTTTTTATGCTCTTGTGCTTCTTGATCTTAAACCTTTGCTCTTAAGTTATGTAAAGGATAAGTTTTTAGAGGAAAATCTTAACGGTTATGATCTGATCCTGACTGATAATGACCTTGGTTATAAAAGGGCGGTCAATGTAAGAGACATAAAGTGCGAAGACATGGACCTATTGGATGTTGATTTTACAGATTTACATTTAAATGACAGATGCTTTTATCTTCAGACCTCAGGCAGTACACAAAATCCAAAGCTTATTTTAAAAAGTATAGAGCAGATGGATGCAGAGAGTGCCACTCTTATCACTATGCTTAAGAGCTGCTACAGTACAGCACAAAAGGGGTTTAAATCTTCAGATACGTCCATTATGTTGGGCTCTGTCTTTCCAAATCATATGTACGGCCTGACCTTCAGGGTCTTTTTGTGCATGAATCTTGGTTTGTTCTTTGATGCATCTTTAATTCACTACAGCGAAGAGCTTTTAAAATATAAAAACAAGAATATTGTTTTTATCTCATCACCAGCTTTTTTAAAACGTCTAGATCCTGCCTTTGACTACAGAAGTATAGTCCATACCTTTTCAGCAGGAGGGGCTATTGATAAAGAGGTGGCTAAAGCCTATCAGAGTAAAAGCGGCAGTCATATAACAGAAATATACGGCAGCAGCGAGACTGGTGTCATTGCTTATAAAAGTCATCCTGACTTATCTATGTTCAGGCTTTTTGATGGTGTTGAGATAGTAAAGTCTGATGAGAGCTTTATTTTAAGCTCCAAGATGGCAGGTAGCAATATAGTGCTTGATGATGTTCTTGATTTTGTCAGCAAGACTGATTTTGCCATACTCGGCCGCAAAGATAGAATTGTAAAAATAGAAGAGAAAAGAATATCTATATCTTTGATTGAGCGATATATATCAGAGCTTGAGGCTGTGTGTGAAAATAAGGTTGTAGTTCTAAACAGAAAAGGCAGAGATATTCTTGGGGTTGTAGTTGTAGCTGCAGATAAAAATATAGAGCGTAAAGAGCTTTTATCACAGATCAAGGATTATTTAAGATCAAGAGTTGATAATATTGCTATACCAAGAATGATACGCATTATTGATGGTTTTAAGCACAATACTATGGGTAAGATCTTAAATGCAGATCTTCTGGAGTTGTTTAATGAATAG
- a CDS encoding beta-ketoacyl synthase chain length factor — protein MKFAFDIKDMDIIAPGIDDINSFYEDIEHFDETQVVAKSKLIAMMTARRLTIGTRLACEVAIRLLNLHSDVNSVVFASRHGELVRNYSILSAIASNNDVSPTEFATSVHNSAVGHFTILTQKQIVSSSVSAGYDSFVQGLIETLSTIQKGQKAIFVDFDGAVPEFYNDEIGNVSSFSYAAGFIIEPGESITISSTDMINPTVTDNTKALPQSFEFLKNIKNHNPFMLEGNSYMWQVQCNV, from the coding sequence ATGAAGTTTGCATTTGATATAAAGGATATGGATATCATCGCTCCTGGCATTGATGATATTAATTCTTTTTATGAAGACATAGAGCACTTTGATGAGACACAGGTTGTTGCTAAAAGTAAATTAATTGCCATGATGACAGCAAGGCGCCTTACTATAGGTACACGTCTTGCCTGCGAGGTTGCCATCAGGCTTTTAAATTTGCACAGTGATGTTAATAGCGTGGTTTTTGCCTCAAGACATGGTGAACTTGTGCGCAATTATTCAATATTAAGTGCAATAGCCTCCAATAATGATGTTTCTCCTACAGAGTTTGCTACATCAGTGCATAACAGCGCTGTAGGTCACTTTACAATACTTACACAAAAGCAGATCGTTTCATCATCTGTAAGTGCAGGCTACGATTCTTTTGTGCAGGGACTTATAGAAACACTATCAACTATACAAAAAGGTCAAAAAGCCATCTTTGTAGATTTTGATGGTGCAGTACCTGAGTTTTATAACGATGAAATTGGTAATGTATCAAGTTTCTCCTATGCTGCAGGCTTTATTATTGAGCCTGGTGAGAGTATAACCATAAGCTCAACAGACATGATCAACCCTACAGTAACAGACAATACAAAAGCCCTGCCTCAGTCTTTTGAGTTTTTAAAGAATATAAAAAATCATAACCCTTTTATGCTGGAGGGTAACAGCTATATGTGGCAGGTACAATGTAATGTATAA
- a CDS encoding phosphopantetheine-binding protein, producing MENLYKEVKELIIECLNLEDMTADDIDTQAPLFNDGLGLDSIDALEIGLAIKNKYNIILSSDNEEMKKYFFSVKTLAEFIDSNKK from the coding sequence ATGGAAAATTTATATAAAGAAGTTAAAGAGCTGATTATTGAGTGTCTCAATCTTGAGGATATGACTGCTGATGATATTGATACTCAGGCACCTTTATTCAATGATGGTTTAGGTCTTGACAGTATAGATGCTCTTGAAATAGGTCTGGCTATAAAAAACAAATACAACATTATATTGTCATCTGATAATGAGGAGATGAAAAAGTATTTCTTCTCAGTAAAGACCTTGGCCGAGTTTATTGACAGCAACAAAAAGTAA
- a CDS encoding outer membrane lipoprotein carrier protein LolA, producing the protein MSYILRLLTVLYLILFALPSFALTMDEISTKFRSQKIVHSEFIMTKHIASISKPLVSKGTMLASLQHGIVWAQSVPFAMRFIMQNDKMVQIVNNNKPVVITAKSSPQMFHFNSLLQSLFVADKAVIEKNFAVDFKSEGKSFSIDLKPLISPLDKVFSKIVIHGSDFIDSIRLEDTQGDSTEVKFVNQKSLDSLKGYDELFNY; encoded by the coding sequence ATGAGTTATATATTAAGATTACTGACTGTACTGTATCTTATTTTGTTTGCACTGCCTTCATTTGCACTGACTATGGATGAGATATCTACAAAATTCAGATCTCAGAAAATTGTACATTCTGAATTTATTATGACAAAGCATATTGCATCCATATCCAAGCCTCTTGTCAGCAAAGGAACCATGCTTGCAAGTCTGCAGCATGGCATAGTGTGGGCACAGTCTGTACCTTTTGCCATGCGTTTTATTATGCAAAATGACAAAATGGTGCAGATAGTAAATAACAACAAACCTGTAGTGATAACAGCTAAAAGCTCACCACAGATGTTTCATTTCAACTCTCTTCTGCAGTCTTTGTTTGTTGCCGATAAGGCAGTAATTGAAAAGAATTTTGCCGTTGACTTTAAAAGCGAGGGGAAGAGCTTTTCAATAGATTTAAAACCTCTTATATCTCCTTTAGATAAAGTTTTCTCCAAAATAGTGATACACGGATCTGACTTTATTGACTCTATAAGACTTGAAGATACTCAGGGAGACAGCACAGAAGTTAAGTTTGTAAATCAAAAGAGTCTTGATAGTTTAAAAGGTTACGATGAGCTCTTTAACTATTAG
- a CDS encoding acyl carrier protein: MQKDEILKRMQEMMEELFDIEKEKVTLDAKLYEDLDLDSIDAIDLVVQIQKETKIKVQPEDFKNVRTVADVVDAVYKLTSNESK; this comes from the coding sequence ATGCAAAAAGATGAGATCTTAAAGCGCATGCAGGAAATGATGGAAGAGCTTTTTGACATAGAAAAGGAAAAGGTTACTTTAGATGCCAAGCTCTATGAGGATCTGGATTTAGACAGTATTGATGCCATTGATCTTGTAGTACAGATTCAAAAAGAAACTAAAATAAAGGTACAGCCTGAAGATTTTAAAAATGTACGCACAGTAGCTGATGTGGTTGACGCTGTATACAAGCTGACATCAAATGAGTCTAAGTAG
- a CDS encoding lysophospholipid acyltransferase family protein, protein MYKQLYRIYRVIVTALLFIVFGLGGLFLALIVFNLISLVIRDNDRRIYLSRYITALSFRFFLSLSSFLHIIKLDLSDFDVSNLPKSCVIVANHPTLLDYVILASVFYRSNFVVKEEVLSNVFLKGVAKASGYIANSEHRSLMDKAIKIIHEGQSLIIFPEGTRSRSRENLKLKRGAANIAVRAGCDVQVVYLTCSEPFLDKTHSWHHIPSQCPEYRLRLGNLINMDDFIQSNSQHSEPSILARILTNVLAVEMVKAYAQWR, encoded by the coding sequence ATGTATAAACAGCTGTATCGCATCTATAGGGTTATAGTAACCGCTCTATTATTTATAGTCTTTGGATTGGGCGGTCTGTTTCTTGCTCTTATTGTCTTTAATCTTATATCTCTTGTAATAAGAGATAATGACAGAAGAATCTATCTATCACGTTATATAACAGCCCTGTCATTTAGATTTTTTCTGTCCTTAAGCAGTTTTTTACATATCATAAAACTCGATTTGTCAGACTTTGATGTCTCAAATCTGCCTAAATCATGTGTAATAGTGGCCAATCACCCAACTCTTTTAGATTATGTAATTTTAGCCTCGGTTTTTTACCGCAGTAATTTTGTGGTCAAAGAGGAAGTTCTGTCCAATGTCTTTTTAAAAGGTGTGGCCAAGGCTTCTGGCTATATAGCCAATTCAGAGCACAGATCTCTTATGGATAAGGCTATTAAAATAATACATGAAGGACAGTCTCTGATTATCTTTCCTGAGGGAACAAGAAGCAGATCAAGGGAGAATCTGAAGCTAAAAAGAGGAGCTGCCAATATAGCTGTCAGGGCAGGCTGTGATGTGCAGGTGGTATATCTTACCTGCTCAGAGCCATTTTTAGATAAAACCCACAGCTGGCATCATATTCCATCACAATGTCCTGAATATAGACTGCGTCTTGGCAATCTGATCAATATGGATGATTTTATACAATCAAATTCACAACACTCTGAGCCTTCAATTCTGGCAAGGATACTAACTAATGTCTTGGCTGTAGAGATGGTCAAGGCATATGCACAATGGAGATAA
- a CDS encoding methyltransferase has product MSYYTSDDLSAFDAISYAQKITFSPVLFQVAFCIREFGILGLLDKNGKRGATLEDLMEVSKLQRYSVNVLMDMALSGGIAYQDESERYYITKAGQYLQNDEMTIANLNFIKYVCYQGLDYLYESLKNNKPEGLKVLGPWETIYPGLSSLNDKAKKAWFAFDHLYSDVAVKKAIEYVFSQKVGHLYDLGGNTGKFSIACTAYDKDVHVTILDLKEQIALAKDNIKEHSLENRVSFKEVNVLNETLDFPTGADVWWMSQFLDCFDEDKVVHILRSVASVIDNDCRVCILEPFNDNQKFEAAAYSINASSLYFTTMANGKSKFFSLKQFLKILDRAGLAVHQSVENLGLGHTLLICKKK; this is encoded by the coding sequence ATGAGTTATTACACAAGTGATGATTTAAGTGCTTTTGATGCTATATCTTATGCACAGAAAATAACATTCAGTCCGGTTTTATTTCAGGTGGCTTTTTGTATACGAGAGTTTGGTATTTTAGGACTGCTTGATAAAAACGGCAAACGTGGCGCCACACTAGAAGATCTGATGGAAGTCAGCAAACTTCAAAGATATTCTGTAAATGTACTTATGGATATGGCTCTGTCTGGAGGTATAGCCTATCAGGATGAGTCTGAAAGATACTATATAACCAAGGCAGGTCAGTATCTACAGAATGATGAAATGACAATAGCCAATTTAAACTTTATCAAATATGTATGCTATCAGGGGCTTGATTATCTATACGAATCCTTAAAGAACAACAAACCAGAGGGGCTTAAGGTCCTAGGTCCATGGGAGACAATTTATCCTGGATTGTCTTCTCTTAATGACAAGGCCAAAAAAGCATGGTTTGCCTTTGATCATCTGTATTCAGATGTTGCTGTTAAAAAAGCCATTGAGTATGTATTTTCTCAAAAGGTTGGTCATCTGTATGATCTTGGTGGCAATACAGGAAAGTTTTCAATTGCATGTACTGCCTATGATAAAGATGTACATGTAACCATTCTTGATCTTAAAGAGCAGATAGCTTTAGCAAAAGATAATATCAAAGAGCACTCTTTAGAGAACAGGGTTTCATTTAAAGAGGTTAATGTTTTAAATGAAACTCTAGATTTCCCAACTGGTGCAGACGTCTGGTGGATGAGTCAGTTTTTAGACTGCTTTGACGAGGACAAGGTTGTACATATTCTACGCTCTGTAGCCTCTGTTATAGATAATGACTGCAGGGTATGTATTCTTGAGCCTTTTAATGACAATCAGAAATTTGAGGCTGCAGCCTATTCTATAAATGCATCTTCTTTATATTTTACAACCATGGCCAATGGTAAAAGTAAGTTCTTCTCTCTAAAACAGTTCTTAAAGATTTTAGACAGAGCAGGACTTGCTGTGCATCAGAGTGTTGAAAATCTGGGGCTTGGCCATACTCTGCTTATCTGTAAAAAGAAATAA